Within the Borrelia miyamotoi genome, the region GCTTTCAACTAAGTTTATTAAGGAAATTGGTATTCAGAAGTTAAATATCTATGTAGATGTTTGTGATGTTATGGGTTCAAATTTGCTGAATTCAGTAGCTGAGCAAGTGTCTTATCATATTACTCTAGAATTTGGATATGAGTGTGTTTTGAAAATTTTAAGCAATGATTCTAATGATTTTGTTTTAAACGCCAACTTTAAATTAAATGTTAATTATTTGCTTGGAGATAATAAAGAATCTTTGGCTTTGGCACAAAATATTGCTCTTATTTCTAAGATAGGATTTTTTGAAGAAGAACGTGCTGTTACTAACAATAAAGGTATTATGAATGGTATAACGGGTTTATGTGTTGCTACACTGAATGATACAAGGGCGCTTGAAGCATGTATACATAAATTTGCGTCAAGAAGTGGTAGATATTTACCTCTTAGTAAGTTTTATGTTTCTGATGATAATTTGATTGGAGAGATTGAACTTCCTTTACAGGTTGGATTTAAAGGAGGTTCGGCTGGTTCTCATGAAGCAGCTGTATTGAGCTTTAAGATTATGGAGATTGATTGTAAGAGAGAATTTATGGGTGTTCTATCTTGTGTTGGGCTTGCAAGTAATTTTGCGGCTTTAAGAGCACTTGCTCTTGATGGAATTCAAAAAGGACATATGAAACTACATGTTAAGAAGATTTTATATCTTCTTGAAAGAGATTATAATGTGTCTAGTGATGAAATAGGAAAAATATTGTTGAAGATGAGTGATAGTGGGATTTATTCTCTTGACTTTGCTCTTAAAGTTTTAAAAGGTTTGAGAGTTTAATGTGAAGGTTAGATGTAAGGTTAATCCTAGTTTGGCATTAATTAAGTATTGGGGGAAGAGGGATAAATTTTTAAATGTTCCAGCTACTTCTAGCATTGCTGTAAGTATTGATAAATTTCATTCAGTAAGTGAGATTGAGCTGTCATGTAAGGATGAAATAATTTTAAATTCAAATACAGTTGTATTAAAAGATAGAGAGATAAAATTTTTTAACTATGCGAGAAAAATCCTTGATAAGCCAAATATTTGTTTTAGGGTGATTAGTGAAAATAATTTTCCAACAGCTGCAGGACTTGCAAGTTCAAGCTCAGGTTTTGCATCTATTGCTGCTTGTATTTTAAGATATTTTAATCAATATTCTCATCAAAAAGCTTCAGACCTTGCAAGAATAGGCTCAGCTTCAGCAGCAAGAGCTATTTATGGTGGATTTACATTTCTAAAAGAAGGGGCTAAGAGTGCATTTCAGGTAAACAGTTTCAATTGTTTTAATGATTTGTGCATAATATTTGCTATAGTTGATAGTAAAGAAAAAGAAATTTCTTCAAGGGTTGCCATGGAGATTTGCAAGCAAGAAGAGTTTTATTGGGATGCTTGGGTTAAATCTAGTCGAAGTATATTCAAGGAAGCTTTATATTTTTTTTTAAAAGGGAATTTTAGTGAATTTGGTCTCAAAATTGTAAAAAGTTATCAGTGTATGTTTGGTTTAATGTTATCATCTTCTATTATTTATTTTAAAGGTATTACCATAGACTTAATAAAGTATATTGCTAATCTGAGAAATAAGGGAATTCTTATTTTCGAAACGATGGATGCAGGACCACAGGTGAAGATTTTATGTTTACAGAGAGATTTGGAATTCATTTTAAATGAACTTACTAGAAATTTCACAGATGTTGATTTTGTTGTTTCAAGGATTGGAATTGGTTTGGAATGGATATAATTAATTTTTCGGTGCCTGGTAATTTGCTTTTAATGGGAGAATATTCTATTTTAGAAGAAAATGGCCTTGGACTTTCAATTGCAATTAAAGAGAGAGCTTATTTTTCTTTTAGGAAAAATGATACTTGGCGCTTTTTTGCTAAAAAAACTAAAATTGATAATTTTACTTTAATAGAAAATAATGATGATTTTATTTTTAAAATGTTTAAGTATTTAAAACAAAAATATTTTGCTAATATAGAAGATTTTCCCTTTGATGTTTATGTTGATACGAGTAATTTTTTTTTAAATAGTGGTGCCAAGAAAGGTTTTGGTTCAAGTGCCGTTGTTGCTGTTGGGATTGTATGTGGAATTTTTTTGGTTTTGAATAATAATAGTTATTTTATTAAAAATCAAATTTTTATGTATTGTCTAGAAGCTTATCGGTATGCTCAGGGAGGTATGGGTAGTGGATATGATATTGCTACAAGTCTTTTTGGTGGTATTATTAGGTTTAAAGGAGGAAATTTTCCTATGTATGAGCTTTTAGAGCAAATGTGTTTTAGTGATTTTTATTTAATGAAAGGTCCCAAGCCGGTTAAAACTACTAGTTCAATTGTTAAGTATTGTGAGCGTAGGGCTTCTTTAATGAGTTTTATAAGAGATATTAATATTATAATGGAAAAAATTGTTCTTAATGCCAGTCGTTCTTCTGCTTGTTTGCTTTCTAGTTTGAAATCAGCAAAGGATATAGGATTAGAAATTGGAAAAAGGATAGGTATTTCTGCTGATTTGCCTTTAGATATTTCGTATCTTGAAAAAGAATGTGCCTTAATTAAGGCTTTAGGTGCTGGCAATGAAACTTTTTTAGTCTATAAGCCAAATTTTGAAGTTTTTAAACAATTTAATATTGAACCAATAGAGCTAGATTTAGAAGGTGTTAAATTTTGCAGTAGATGATGTTTATAATAAAAAAACCTTCTAAAATATTGCTTTTAGGGGAACATAGTGCTGTTTATGGTTTTCCAGTTATTGGTGCTACAATACCTCTTTATATGCAGTTAGTTTACACCTTTTCTGATTCTTGGAGGTACTTAGGAGTGCCTTCTTTTAAAATAGATGAGATAATACATTTTATTAATAATAACTTTGAAAAAGTTAGACCTATTGAATTTTTAATATTTTCCCAGATTCCAGTTGGATTGGGGTTTGGTTCTTCTGCCAGTCTTAGTTTGTGTTTTGCTGAGTATATTGTAATTCATGATGAATATAGGAGTTACAATAAAATTTTGTTGGCACGAAAAATTGAAGATATTTTTCATGGAAGGTCTTCTGGTATGGATATTTTGCTAATTGAGTTAGGTGGAACTTTTTATTTAGAAAATAAAAATGGTGTCCTAAATTATAAAAGGATAGCACCTTGTAATTTTTACTTTTTGATTGGGGCAGTCAGGAGAGAATGTGTAGTAAGTAAAATAATATCTGATTTAAATTACAGGATTTCTCTTGATAATGGTCAATTTGAAATTATTAAAAAACTTGGTTATATTGTTAGGGATTCTTGTGTTGCTTTTGATAAGCAAGATATTTCTTTATTGGCATATAATATGAATGTTGCAAATAACTATTTAAAGTCTTTGGGTTTATCCTCAGACATGCTTGATTATGTAATAAAAAGAGGCCTAGAACTTAAGGCTCTTTCTGGGAAATTGAGTGGTGCTGGTCGAGGTGGAGCTTTTATTTTGCTTTTTAGAGATAAGAATGAAGCTCGCTTGTGTTTGAGAGAGTTGAGTAAGGATTTAGATAAGAACAATATTTGTTTAATTTGTAAACTTCAAATGTTTAGATTTTAAGCTTATTGAAAAAAATTGTATACTTGCTGAATGAAATAATTTTGTTGGGTTCAGAGGGATTCGAACCCCCGACATCCTGCTTGTAAGGCAGGCGCTCTGACCAGCTGAGCTATGAACCCTTTTAATACTGAGGACAATTATATAAAATAAATTTGACTTATGTCAATTTATTCATAATTTTTCTCCAAAAAGAACTACAAATATATTTTTATTGTTTTGTGTTTTTAATACGTATCCACCTATTTTACTTGTATCTTTGTTTAGAAGAGCTCCTTTGTGTTCTGGACTTTTAAGCCAGGCATTTGTTACATCTTCGACAACTAGACCTGATGCTAGAATTTCTCTTATCTTATAAAAATATTGATCGTATTTTTTGACTCTTTGCATAGGAGTTGTGCCAAAGAGTGTATGAGTTAATACTTTATTTGCATTAAGACTTATTGCATATTCTTCTGCTACCGTCTCAAGAGTTGTATCTATTTCTAACTTTTTTAATTTTAAATCAGCTCTTAATTTGTGAATTGATGAGTAAAGAAATTCTAAGTCTTCATTTGCTCCTAGAAGCATAAATTGGCTTGTGAAAATTAAAATAATAAGAATGAATTTTTTTTGCATAATGATTCTACTTATATTAGTATGTTATTATAACATATATCAAATTGTTTTAACTAGGAGAATAATATGACAAATAATTTAAGTTATTTAAAAAAAGATTATTTAGATAAGATAAACTTGAAACTTCAAGAGTTGTTAGCAGGACTTCATGTTTTTTATGCTAATTTGAGAGGTATTCATTGGAATATAAAGGGTGTTAATTTTTTTGTGATTCATAAAAAAACTGAAAATCTTTATGATTATGTTGGGGAGGTTATTGATATTCTAGCTGAGAGAATTAGAGCACTTGGTTATGATTCTGAGTTTAGATGCTCTGCATTTATTAAGATGTCTTTTATTAATGAAATTAGTTTAGAGATTTCTTCAAATTTGGTACCTTCAATTAGTAGCATTATTTGTAATCTTAATGACATTCTTAAGAATATATTTGAAATAAGGTGTTTTGTTGATAGTAAATCTGATTATGGGACAGCTAATGTTTTAGATGATATTATTGCTTATTTTGAAAAATATTTATGGATGTATAGATCATTGTTAAATAATTGTAAGTGTTCATGTGATAAGGATGATTGTAAGTGTTCATGTGATAAGGATGATTGTAAGTGTTCATGTGATAAGGATGATTGTAAGTGTTCATGTGATAAGGATGATTGTAAGTGTTCATGTGATAAGGATGATTGTAAGTGTTCATGTGATAAGGATGATTGTAAGTGTTCATGTGATAAGGATGATTGTAAGTGTTCATGTGATAAGAAAGAATATTTTAGTGAAAATGATGATCTTGTGATATGATATAAAAACAATTTTAAGATTTATTTTTATATTTGTTAATTAATTATAGAATTATATCTTAGTTGAAGAGAGCTATAGCAAAATCTATAGCTTTCATGGTATTTGAGGGCTTTATGGAAATTAGGAATATTGGAATCATGGCACATATTGATGCTGGAAAGACTACTACTACAGAAAGGATTATATATTATACTGGTAAGTCTCATAAAATAGGCGATGTTGATTCTGGCAATACTGTGACTGATTGGATGACACAAGAACAAGACAGGGGCATTACAATTAGTTCTGCTGCTATTACTTGCTATTGGCGGGAGCATCAGATAAATATTATTGATACTCCTGGACATGTTGATTTTACAGCTGAAGTTGAGAGATCTCTTCGTGTTCTTGATGGGGGTATCGTCATTTTTAGTGCTGTTGATGGGATTCAGGCGCAAACCGAAACGGTTTGGAAACAGGCATCAAAATATGGTATTCCAAGACTTGCTTATATTAACAAAATGGATCGTGTGGGGGCTGATTTTATTAAAGTAGTTGAAGATATAAAAAATAAATTTGGTATAGTTCCAATAGTTTTACAAATGCCAATTGGAAGTGAGAGTAGCTTTGAAGGAGTTGTAGATATTATTCGTAATAAAGAGTTGCATTTTGAATTTAAGGATGATAAACCTATTGTGATTGAGGAAGTGGTGCGTGAAGAGTTTGTTGAGAATGTCAAAAATTTTAGAGAAAATTTAATAGATGCTCTTAGTAATTTTAGTGAAAGAATTACTGAACTTTTTCTTGAAAATTCTGTCATTGATGATTCTCTTATAATGGAAGAGATTAGACGATGCACTATTAGTGGCTTTATTGTTCCTGTTTTGGCGGGAACTAGTCTTAAGAATATTGGTATAGAGCCTTTAATAGATGCAATTGTAGATTATCTTCCAAGTCCTTTTGAAAAAAATTTTAGTGTTTATTCTTTAAAAACAGATAGAAGTATGTCAATTGATCCTAGAAATGAGAAAAATTTATCTGCACTTGTTTTTAAGGTACAATATTTTAGTGCAATTGCTGCACATCTTTATTTTATTAGGGTTTATTCAGGAGAACTTAATTCATCTAAAAGGGTTGTTAACGTTGCTAAGAATAAGCGTGAAAAATTTACAAGGATTTTTCGAGTTTTTTCAAATAAAAATGAGCAAATTAATGCGATTAGAGCAGGAGATATTGGAGCAGTTATTGGACTTAAACATTCTGTAACGGGAGACACGCTTGTTGAAGAAGGAAATGAGATTGTACTTGAACCTTTAGTATTTCCAGAGCCAGTTGTATTAATATCTGTTGAGCCAGAAAGATCGTCTGATGATGCTAGACTTAAAGAAGTTCTTGAAATAATTGCTAAAGAAGATCCTACTTTTAACTACAAGGAAAACAAGGAAACAGGGCAATTATTGGTGTCTGGAATGGGTGAGTTACATCTTGAGATTATTATTATAAGGATTAGGGATGAGTTTAAACTTAATGTTTATACAGGTAAGCCCCAAGTAAGTTATAGAGAGAGTCTGAGTTTGGAAGTTAATGACGTATTTAAATTTGTTAATATTTTTGCAGGTAAAGAAGTTAATTTGAAAATTGGTATGATTGTTAGTCCTTTGGTAAGAGGTGAAGGCAATAAAATTGAGTTTGAGTGCAGTGTTGATTCTTTATTTAAAGCTGCGATATTAAGAGGTATTACTTCTGTGTTTTCAACTGGTATTATTGGATATCCGATTATTGACACGGGAGTTAAGATTACTTCATTGGATTTTGATAAAGGTAAGATTAATGAGTCTGTCATTGAGTCAGTATCGGGTCTTGCTTTTAATGAATTTTTTAAAAGGGCAAATCCTATTAAGCTTGAGCCAATAATGATGTTAGAAATTAGAACTCCAATTGAGTATACTGGGGAGGTAGTTTCTACATTGAATTTTGTTGGTGGAATAATTCACTCTATTAGTAATATTGAGGACTATGAAATAATAAAAGCTGAGGCAGCTTTTGAAAAACTTTTTGGGTATACTTCTGTTTTAAGAAGCTCTACTAAAGGCAGAGGAGATTTTACTATGGAATTTTCATACTTCAAGGAAAAGCATGAATAAGTATTATTAAATTTTTTATAGTGGAATCGTTTTAGTAAGCTTTTTTTGTCTTTGTTCTTTAATAATGATTTTTGCGTTGTGGTTCTTAACATTTCATTATCTAGAATGAATTAGTGCAGTATGTATGTTTATTTATTTTGGTTTTAGTCTTAATGTATTTAAAAATTATGACTTATATTTAAGTGATGTGATACGCATCTGGTTTATATTTTGTTTTTTCTATTCTTTTTAAAGTTTTGTTATTACTTTTTTTTGGTTAACTAGCTTTGAACTTTGCGTTTTAATATTTTATTGGAATATTGCAAGATTAAAAAATATAAGATATTTTTTTTTATTAAAAAAGATTCTTTTTGTCTTGTAAGTGCTACTAGAATATTAGGGTGATTTTTTGATATGATGTCTTATTATGAATATTTTTTTATTTTAAAAATAAAGGAGGTTGTGTTATGCAGGGTGAGAACATGGTTTCAATTAGAGGTAGTAATAGAAAAAAGATACTCCTTAGTTTGAAAAATATGCAGTATTCAAGAACGGATTTAGCTCGAAAATTATCATTGACAAATGCGGCGGTTACGATTCTTACTAATCATATGATTAAAGAGAATATTTTAGTTGAAGTTGGTTCAAAGGAATCAGATATTAGAAAGCATGGGCGAAAAGAAATCCTTCTCGATATTAATAAAGATTTTGCATATTCAATTGGAGTAATTATTTCAAGTAATTATTTTCAAATAGGAATTGCAAATCTTAAATGTGAGGTTTTAATAAGTGAGACTTATTCTTTTGAACCACCAGTTAGTGCTTACGAAATATTGGAAAAAATTAAGGATCATATGATTGAAATTATCTGGAAACATAATTTTTCAAGGGATAAATTTATTGGATTAGGATTTAGTATTACTGGCATAATTAAAGATAAGGAATCTGGAATTGTTAATGATAGTCATGGTACATGGATTGAAAAAGATGTGCCTGTTAAGGCTATACTAGAAGAGTATTTTTCACTTACAGTGTATCTTGAAAGTTATGTTAAAAACCTTTCACTTGCTGAATTCATGGGAAAGAATGTAGATAATATCATGTTTTTCGATTATACAGATACTGCTGAGCTTTCTATTTGGTCTGATGGTAATGTTTATCCTGGATTTAATAATAAATCTGGTATGGTGAGTCATATGGTAATTGATTATGGAGGTGAGAAAAATTGTCCTACATGTGGAAATAAGGGTTGTGTTAATATGTTAATATCTAATTTTGCACTTCAGCGTTTGATTTCGAAAGAGTTTATGAATGGTGAGATTTCTGAACTTTATGACAAGTATGAAGGTAAGCTTAAAAAAGTTACGATATATGACATTTTTTCTCTTCATGATAGATATGAGTTTATACAGAAAATAATGGAAGATACAGTAAGATATTTGGCAATAGTTATTATTAATATTCAGAGGGTTCTTGATTTTAATTATTTGGTGCTTTATGGACAAAGTTTTAAACTTAAAAGTTTTTTTGACCTGTTGAAAGATGAAATAAAGAGGTTAAACAAGGAGAGAATAGCATTGAAGCTTAGTTCCCTAGATACTGAAGTATCAGTTGTTGGACCTGCTTCTAGTGTTATATTTAATAAATTCTATTTGACGGGGGGAGATATTGATTAATATTTTCTTTTTTTGTATTGTATATTCTGTAGAATTTTTTACAAATGAAGGTGATTTTTAGTGTTTGAGAGCTTAGGTACAGGTTTTAGAGATTTTATAAAGTATATTTCTGGAAAATCTGTGATAAATGAAAAGAATATTGAAGTAGCCATTGACACTATTAAGAATACTTTAATTGAAGCTGATGTTAATTTAAGAGTTGTAAGACGTTTTGTAAATTCTGTTGTTGAGGAAGCAAGGGGGATTAAGGTTTTAAGAAATGTTGATCCTAAATCTCAGTTTATTAAGATTGTTAATGATAGACTTGTAAATTTTTTGGGTGATAAGCATTCTGAGCTCATTTTAAATCCTGTCAACAAATTATCATGCATTTTGATGCTTGGTCTTCAAGGTTCTGGGAAAACTACAACATGTGCAAAACTTGCAATGCGACTTAAATCGGAGAATAGAAGAGTTCTCCTTGTTGCGGCAGATACTTTTAGAGCGGCAGCGGTTGAGCAGTTAAGGGTTTTAGGTGTGCAAATTGGTGTTTCTGTTTTTACTCTTGATGGTGAAAATAATCCTATTGAGGTTGTAAAGAAATCCATTGAATATGCTAAAGTAGAGCTTTTTGATACTGTGATAGTAGATACTAGAGGGCGTCTTGAAGTTGAAGATTTATTGTTAAAAGAGATAAGAAAAATTAAAGATGTTTTGACTCCTACCGAGACAATATTGGTAGTGGATGCAATTACAGGTCAGGTTGCTGTAAATGTTGCAAAGGAATTTAATGATAGTGTTGGAATTACAGGTGTAATTTTTACAAAATTTGATTCTGATGCTAGAGGTGGAGCAATACTGTCACTTAAGACTATTTGTGGTGCGCCTATTAAATTTGTTGGAGTTGGAGAAAGGCCTGAAGATCTTGATGTTTTTTATCCAGATAGAGTTGCTTCACGAATGCTTGGCATGGGAGATGTTGTTAGCCTGGTTGAAAAAGCTCAAACTGTTATAGATAAAGAGGAAGCTTTAAAACTTGAAGAAAAGTTTAGAAAAGCTAACTTTAATTTTGAAGATTATTTAAATCAATTTAAATATGTGCGTAGTATGGGTGGGATTTCTAGTTTGATGGGAATGCTTCCTGGTGTTTTTTCATCAAAAATGTTGTTTCGTAGTATCAATGAAAAGGAGATTAAAAAGGAAGAGGCGATCATTCTTTCTATGACTAAGCAAGAGAGATTGAATCCTGTTATTTTAAATAGTCCTTCAAGGAAAAAAAGAATAGCTTTGGGAAGTGGAACAACAATTTTTGAGGTAAATAAACTTATAAAAAAATTTAGTCAGGTAGTTTTAATGATGAAAAAAATGCAAAATAAGAGCTTTCAAAATAAGATAGCATCTCTTTTGGGAGGTAAAGGAGGAATAGTAGATTGAGTGTTAGAATAAGATTAAAAAGGATGGGGGCAAAAAAGAGGCCTTATTATCGAATTGTGGTAATGGATTCTGCTTCGCCTAGGGATGGACGAGCTATTGAAGAGCTTGGGTATTATCATCCTATTGAAAGCCAAAATCAGATTAAAATCAATGAGGATAAATTTAAGGATTGGATAAGCAAAGGAGCTATTCCAAGTGATACAGTTAAGAAAATTTTAAAATTTAGAGTTAGGAGGACTTAATGAAAGAATACGGCAATGAAATTGAGCTTATAGAATTTGTAGTAAAATCTCTTGTAGACAAAAGAGATGAGGTTAAGTTGAATGTAGTTGAAGGGGAGAAGTCAACTATTTTAGAATTAAGAGTTTCTGCAACTGATGTTGGAAAGATAATTGGAAAGAGGGGGCGCATTGCAAGGGCTATTAGGACGCTTCTTAGTGCTTGTGCTGCAAAAACGAATAGGAGAGTTCAGTTAGAAATTTTGGACTAATTGATGTTTGTGAAGGGCATAATATTGTCATCTTATGGAGTGAATGGATATGCTAAGATTAAGAGTATATCCAATGGTTTGAATGATTTTTTTGACTTAAAAGGTAATAAATTAGTTTTAAAAAAGGAATGTTGCTCTTCAGTTGAAGTTAAGGTTGAAAATATATCTTTAGTAAATAATTCATTATTATTGAAGTTTGAAGGATTTAATACACCTGAGGCTATTAAAGATTTAATTGGTTTTGAGTTATGGGTAGATGATGAATTTGCATCTAAATTAGAAGAAGGTGAGTATTACTTTGGTAAGCTTATTGGCTATGAGCTTGTTAATAGTGGAAAAAAATTAGGTGTTATTGTGTCTTTTTTGGAGTGTGGGGAGTCAATTCTGCTTGAAGTTAAAGTTGGGAGTAAATTGTTTTTTATTCCCTTTTTAGATGTTTATCTTGGAGATATTGATAGTTCTTTGAAGACTATTGAACTTAAGGTGTTAGAACTCTTAGAATGAAAATTACGATTCTATCTTTATTTCCTTCAATCATTACTCCATTTTTTGAAAATTCAATAATGAAAAAGGTTATAGATAGAGGAATAATAAGTTATGAGCTTATATCTATTCGTGACTTCTCTAATGATAAACACAAAAGGTGTGATGATGCTCCTTATGGTGGAGGTGCAGGAATGGTTTTGAAAGCTCAACCTATTTCTGATGCTCTTGATTATATAAATTCAAAAATAAAAACCACGATATTTGTAAGTCCATCTGGAGTTAAGTATACTCAAAAATTGGCTTATGACTTGTCAAAGAAGAATGAACTTGTTATAATCTGTGGGAGATACGAAGGGCTTGATCAACGTGTAATTGATTTGTATGTTGATCTTGAGATTTCAGTTGGAGATTATGTGTTGTCTTCAGGTGAAATTGCTGCTCTTGTTATAATAGATAGTGTATATAGATTATTAGATGGTGTAATAAGTCCAAGTTCCTTATTTGAGGAATCTTTTAATTTTGAGTATGGTTTACTTGAGTATCCTCATTATACTAGGCCTTGTGAATTTGGAGGGTTAGAAGTTCCTGGTGTGCTTCTTTCTGGTCACCACGAAGAAATAAGGAAATGGCGATTTATTAAGTCTGTTGAAAAAACAAAGAAAAATAGATATGATTTATACCTTAAGTATTTGGAAAAAAGAGGAGAAAAAGATGGATTTAATAAGAAAAATTGAAGCTAAAGGCAAGAGAACAGAAAGCTTTGATTTTAGGGTAGGAGATACTGTTTGTGTTAGTTATAAGATAATTGAAGGCACTAATGAGAGAGTTCAGAATTTTGAGGGTCTTGTTATATCTATTCAAAATAAAGGCATTGGACAAACTTTTTTAGTTAGGAAAATTTCTTCAGGAATTGGTGTTGAGAAAATTTTTCCAATGCATTCACCTATTATAGAAAAGGTTAAAGTTTTAAAGCGAGGGAAGGTAAGGAAGGCCAAGCTTTATTATATGAGAGATAGAATTGGTAAAGCTGCAATGAAGGTGAAGGAACGCCTTGATATTAAAAAGCTTAAATAACGTTCAGTTACCCAAAGTTGCTTTAGATAAAAATCTTCCTTTAAGTGGGCAATTGGAAGTTGTTAAATCTATTGGTGTTAATAAGTGGCTTGTATTTTTTTTAGGTGATTACTTTGAAGTAAAGAGTAGTTTACCTTTGAGAGTTGGACTTAAGTATTTTGCTAGGATGATTAATACTTCAGATAATTTTTTAATTAGTGTTAGTTATACATCTTTATTTGAGGATTTCGATTTATTTGAAAGTAATGATAGGGTTATGCTTAGGCGAAGTGGTAATTTTGTAGAGCAGAACACTCAAGAATTATTCAATAATATTTTTGATAATATAAAGGATGAGTTTATTTTAAAGTTTCTTTTGGCTTTACATGAACAAAGAAGCATAGGAAATGAAAATTTTATGCAAATTTGTGATTATTTTAGCGGTAAAGTAAAAATGAGGCAACAAGATGTTAAGTTTCCAATTTTTATTGAAAATAATGATGGTTTTGTTATTTCGATTCCCTTTAGATTTTTGAAAAGTTCTGGTTTATTATTTTTGTTTTCTTATAAAGATCTAGAAAAGATTTATAAGTGGAGTTTTGTTTATTTTTTTAATGAAAAGGAAAAAATTATTTGTGAGATTAGTAATGTTAGTTCTGATTCTAAATTAAGGATATATTCGGATTTGAGTTTAGATGGTATTATTGGAGAGCTGAAAAGTTCTCTTTTTTGTTATAATATAACTGATATAAAAATCTTGACTTCAATGCACGATTTTGAAAATTTTGATTGTGAAGTAAGGGTTGTTAAGAGTGTTAATTATAAAGTATGAGTAAAGAAGAATTAGCTTTGTTAATTAAATATGATACTAAATTCCCAGCTCCTTTTATTTTGGCCAAGGCCAGAGGAGCGAAGGCTTTACGTATAAAAGAGCTTGCTAAACAAGAGAATATTCCTATTGTTGAGGATAAATATTTATCTGAGAGTTTTTTTTCCGTTAATGAGGGAGATTTTATTGATTCTAAGTATTTTAAAATAATTGCACATATTTTATCTATTATGTATAAATTTAAGAATAATAAGTTATGAATAATAGGTAAATTAAAATTGGAAAGAGAGGCTTTTGTTTTGAAATATTTGCTAAAAAGTGATTATAGGGTAATAGATATAAGTTATTATGGTCAGTCTTTAATGAGTGAACTCATTTGGGAATGTTCTTTTGACATTATTTGAATTTAAGGGGGAGAGATATTATTTATTTTCTTGATAGAATTGAAGGAGATAAAATTGAAGTATGAACAAAATAAAGTGAGTGGCAATAATTTACGAAAAAACACCAAAATTCCTTATTGGAAAAGGAAGAGGATAAAATCTGATCTTAAAAAACAAAAGGCTACATCTTTAAACACTAATGATAATAAATCTGTTGACACTGACTCTGGCAAACGCATAAATCACAAGGTGAATAGTCAAAAAGGTTTTATTAAAGACCGCAGATCGCATGTGAGAATTAAAGAGATATGTCCTGTTTGTGAGAAGCAAATCAGGTATATTGCTTCGTGTATGTCTATGAACTTTGATGGTGAGGACAAGCCTATACATTTTGATT harbors:
- a CDS encoding hydroxymethylglutaryl-CoA reductase, degradative, with product MRLSENFRNKSILDKKREIKSLLELNPCDFFYDSADEDFLSCMIENYVGYLSLPVGIVKNLKINGKYYAIPIVTEESSVIAALNFAAKILENANLSYSVGEVLGIAQVYIKTEEDLSDVLLGLFAKIDLWSKSLLQNMERRGGGLKRLSTKFIKEIGIQKLNIYVDVCDVMGSNLLNSVAEQVSYHITLEFGYECVLKILSNDSNDFVLNANFKLNVNYLLGDNKESLALAQNIALISKIGFFEEERAVTNNKGIMNGITGLCVATLNDTRALEACIHKFASRSGRYLPLSKFYVSDDNLIGEIELPLQVGFKGGSAGSHEAAVLSFKIMEIDCKREFMGVLSCVGLASNFAALRALALDGIQKGHMKLHVKKILYLLERDYNVSSDEIGKILLKMSDSGIYSLDFALKVLKGLRV
- a CDS encoding CAP domain-containing protein, whose protein sequence is MQKKFILIILIFTSQFMLLGANEDLEFLYSSIHKLRADLKLKKLEIDTTLETVAEEYAISLNANKVLTHTLFGTTPMQRVKKYDQYFYKIREILASGLVVEDVTNAWLKSPEHKGALLNKDTSKIGGYVLKTQNNKNIFVVLFGEKL
- a CDS encoding phosphomevalonate kinase is translated as MDIINFSVPGNLLLMGEYSILEENGLGLSIAIKERAYFSFRKNDTWRFFAKKTKIDNFTLIENNDDFIFKMFKYLKQKYFANIEDFPFDVYVDTSNFFLNSGAKKGFGSSAVVAVGIVCGIFLVLNNNSYFIKNQIFMYCLEAYRYAQGGMGSGYDIATSLFGGIIRFKGGNFPMYELLEQMCFSDFYLMKGPKPVKTTSSIVKYCERRASLMSFIRDINIIMEKIVLNASRSSACLLSSLKSAKDIGLEIGKRIGISADLPLDISYLEKECALIKALGAGNETFLVYKPNFEVFKQFNIEPIELDLEGVKFCSR
- a CDS encoding mevalonate kinase, whose translation is MFIIKKPSKILLLGEHSAVYGFPVIGATIPLYMQLVYTFSDSWRYLGVPSFKIDEIIHFINNNFEKVRPIEFLIFSQIPVGLGFGSSASLSLCFAEYIVIHDEYRSYNKILLARKIEDIFHGRSSGMDILLIELGGTFYLENKNGVLNYKRIAPCNFYFLIGAVRRECVVSKIISDLNYRISLDNGQFEIIKKLGYIVRDSCVAFDKQDISLLAYNMNVANNYLKSLGLSSDMLDYVIKRGLELKALSGKLSGAGRGGAFILLFRDKNEARLCLRELSKDLDKNNICLICKLQMFRF
- the mvaD gene encoding diphosphomevalonate decarboxylase → MKVRCKVNPSLALIKYWGKRDKFLNVPATSSIAVSIDKFHSVSEIELSCKDEIILNSNTVVLKDREIKFFNYARKILDKPNICFRVISENNFPTAAGLASSSSGFASIAACILRYFNQYSHQKASDLARIGSASAARAIYGGFTFLKEGAKSAFQVNSFNCFNDLCIIFAIVDSKEKEISSRVAMEICKQEEFYWDAWVKSSRSIFKEALYFFLKGNFSEFGLKIVKSYQCMFGLMLSSSIIYFKGITIDLIKYIANLRNKGILIFETMDAGPQVKILCLQRDLEFILNELTRNFTDVDFVVSRIGIGLEWI